The proteins below come from a single Chthoniobacterales bacterium genomic window:
- a CDS encoding glycosyltransferase — MGKRVLIMSTSAGTGHVRAADALAKTFAAHPGVSKVIHEDALKFTNKLFSDFYSKFYATLVESAPNFLGWWYKQSDEPWKTDSMRLALDRLNTGPLVKFIDDFQPDITVCTHFMPAGIISHLITEKKLSTHLSIVVTDLDFHAMWLSRVFHRYFVALDETRAHLELLGLPKDRITVSGIPIDAAFSATYDRDALRTELGLRSNLPTLLISAGALGKGPAEDIVSGLLTLRHPAQTIVICGKNEELKEKIEALTAGHPNFAILGYTDRMHHWMAASDLFIGKPGGLTTSEALAAQLPMVIVSPIPGQEERNSDHLLENGIAIKANDIITLPYKIDRLLDDPDRLAAMRKNTALLSHPHAADTIVQTLMHDESNPISIEPDEDEKKGVVVTEVV, encoded by the coding sequence ATGGGAAAACGAGTCCTCATCATGTCCACCAGCGCCGGCACCGGTCATGTCCGCGCGGCGGATGCGCTCGCCAAAACCTTCGCCGCGCATCCTGGCGTCTCCAAAGTCATCCACGAGGACGCGCTAAAGTTCACCAACAAGCTGTTCAGCGATTTCTACTCGAAGTTTTACGCCACGCTCGTCGAGTCAGCCCCAAATTTTCTCGGCTGGTGGTATAAGCAAAGCGACGAGCCGTGGAAAACCGATTCCATGCGACTGGCACTCGACCGTCTAAACACGGGTCCGCTGGTTAAGTTCATCGACGATTTCCAGCCCGACATCACGGTTTGCACGCACTTCATGCCGGCTGGAATCATCTCGCATCTGATCACCGAGAAGAAACTTTCCACGCACCTTTCCATCGTCGTCACGGACTTGGATTTTCATGCGATGTGGCTGTCGCGCGTCTTCCATCGCTATTTCGTGGCGCTCGACGAGACCCGCGCTCACCTCGAGCTTCTAGGGTTGCCCAAGGATCGCATCACCGTCTCCGGCATCCCGATCGATGCCGCATTTTCCGCCACGTATGATCGAGATGCGCTGCGAACGGAACTCGGGTTGCGGTCGAATCTCCCGACGCTTCTTATTTCCGCAGGTGCCCTCGGCAAAGGTCCCGCCGAAGACATCGTCTCGGGCCTGCTCACACTGCGGCATCCTGCGCAAACCATCGTCATTTGCGGCAAAAACGAAGAGCTGAAAGAAAAAATCGAAGCGCTCACCGCCGGGCATCCGAATTTCGCCATTCTCGGCTACACCGACCGCATGCATCACTGGATGGCAGCGTCGGATCTCTTCATCGGCAAACCCGGCGGGCTCACCACGTCCGAGGCGCTTGCGGCGCAGCTTCCGATGGTCATCGTTTCCCCGATTCCGGGCCAGGAGGAGCGCAACAGCGATCATCTGCTTGAGAACGGCATCGCCATCAAGGCCAACGACATCATCACGCTGCCCTACAAGATCGACCGCCTGCTCGACGATCCCGACCGGCTCGCCGCGATGCGCAAAAACACCGCGCTCCTGTCGCATCCGCACGCCGCCGACACCATCGTGCAGACGCTGATGCACGATGAATCCAACCCCATCTCCATAGAACCCGACGAAGACGAGAAGAAAGGCGTCGTCGTCACGGAAGTCGTCTAA
- a CDS encoding class I SAM-dependent methyltransferase, which translates to MSGFYANDWIERGLVDLLTSQGTNAHRVFSSRNAWIERLGSDYLISYKDSADIACLQEDLAGWQSAMELPSQRVFGRYLAIQNNERSAPVLLSGDAALPLETSVSENGLRYGIDFAAGYSVGLFLDQRANRSYLQSLAPQRVLNTFAYTCSFSVVAASAGAKTVSIDLSAKSIGRGKANFALNDFSLEGHRFLADDALEVMPRMIRKMELYDAIILDPPTFSRGAKGRKFQVEKNLGDLLHLALELSAPKGKILLSTNCTRLDRDALQALAKDELRVAQRRAEFHCTEALPDFPEGEGAATLWLLLD; encoded by the coding sequence ATGAGCGGCTTCTACGCCAACGACTGGATCGAGCGCGGTCTGGTCGATCTCCTCACCTCGCAGGGAACGAACGCGCACCGCGTTTTTTCCTCGCGTAACGCCTGGATCGAGCGCCTCGGGTCGGACTATCTCATTTCCTACAAAGACTCCGCCGACATCGCCTGTCTTCAGGAAGATCTGGCTGGCTGGCAGAGTGCAATGGAACTCCCGTCTCAGCGCGTCTTTGGGCGCTATCTCGCGATCCAAAACAACGAGCGCAGCGCTCCCGTTCTCCTCTCCGGCGACGCCGCGTTGCCTCTGGAAACAAGCGTTTCAGAAAACGGCCTTCGCTACGGGATCGACTTCGCCGCAGGGTATTCGGTCGGGCTCTTTCTCGATCAGCGCGCCAATCGTTCCTATCTCCAATCCCTCGCGCCGCAGCGGGTGCTCAACACGTTTGCCTACACCTGCTCCTTCTCCGTGGTCGCCGCCAGCGCGGGTGCGAAAACCGTCAGCATCGACCTTTCCGCCAAATCCATCGGACGCGGCAAAGCCAACTTCGCGCTCAATGATTTCTCACTTGAAGGCCATCGTTTTCTGGCCGACGACGCCTTGGAAGTCATGCCCCGGATGATTCGGAAAATGGAGCTTTACGACGCGATCATTTTGGATCCGCCGACTTTTTCCCGTGGTGCCAAGGGGCGGAAATTCCAGGTCGAAAAAAACCTCGGCGATCTGCTGCATCTGGCGCTCGAGCTTTCGGCTCCGAAGGGAAAAATTCTTCTCTCCACGAATTGCACGCGACTCGACCGCGACGCGTTGCAGGCGCTGGCGAAGGACGAGTTGCGGGTCGCCCAGCGCAGGGCGGAGTTCCATTGCACTGAGGCGCTGCCCGATTTTCCCGAGGGCGAGGGAGCCGCCACTCTCTGGCTGCTGCTGGATTGA
- the serS gene encoding serine--tRNA ligase, translated as MLDIRLLRENPDLIKSRLATRKPALADTVDAILDCDTRRRKLETTLQEAQGQRKRLSKEIGMLRAKGTDSSAMELEVKGIGKQIEELEMATREADAAQNELLLNLPNTPHENAPIGADAESNPVVRTWGEKPNLENPLDHVRLGEKLGLFDLPRATRMSGSGFVCYTGAGARLERALINFCLDLHGNEHGYTEVNPPFLVKADALVGTGQLPKFADQLYATRDADLYLIPTAEVPVTNLHREEILPWAELPKQYVAYTPCFRSEAGAAGLGTRGLIRVHQFNKVELVKITTPENAFAELETLTANAEVVLQKLGLHYRVIELCTGDLGFGSTKTYDIEVWAPGQNAYLEVSSCSNFGDFQARRMSLKYKDAEGKNRFCHTLNGSGTAMPRLFVALVETWQQPDGSVKIPVALQPWFGAAEITAR; from the coding sequence ATGCTCGACATCCGTTTGCTCCGCGAAAATCCTGATTTGATCAAAAGCCGTCTTGCCACGCGGAAACCAGCGCTCGCGGATACGGTGGATGCGATTTTGGACTGCGACACGCGCCGCCGAAAGCTGGAAACGACGTTGCAGGAAGCGCAGGGACAGCGCAAACGACTGAGCAAGGAAATCGGGATGCTGCGGGCCAAAGGCACCGACAGCAGTGCGATGGAACTCGAGGTCAAAGGCATCGGCAAACAGATCGAGGAACTGGAAATGGCCACGCGCGAAGCCGATGCGGCCCAAAACGAGTTACTTTTGAATCTGCCCAACACGCCGCACGAAAACGCCCCCATTGGAGCCGATGCCGAGTCTAATCCGGTGGTGCGGACCTGGGGCGAAAAGCCGAATCTGGAAAACCCGCTCGATCACGTGCGGCTGGGGGAGAAACTCGGCTTGTTCGATCTGCCACGGGCGACGCGAATGAGTGGCAGCGGATTCGTTTGCTACACCGGAGCTGGGGCGCGATTGGAGCGGGCGCTGATTAATTTTTGCCTCGACTTGCATGGTAATGAGCACGGCTACACTGAGGTGAATCCGCCGTTTCTGGTAAAGGCCGACGCGCTGGTCGGCACGGGCCAGTTGCCGAAATTTGCCGATCAATTATATGCGACTCGCGACGCCGATTTGTATCTCATTCCGACCGCCGAAGTGCCGGTGACGAACCTTCATCGCGAGGAAATTCTTCCCTGGGCGGAGCTGCCGAAACAATACGTCGCCTACACGCCATGCTTCCGCAGCGAGGCTGGAGCCGCCGGACTCGGCACGCGCGGACTGATTCGCGTCCATCAATTTAACAAAGTCGAGCTGGTGAAAATCACCACCCCGGAGAACGCCTTTGCCGAGCTGGAAACGCTCACCGCCAACGCGGAGGTCGTTCTGCAAAAACTCGGGCTGCACTATCGCGTGATCGAACTTTGCACCGGCGATCTGGGTTTCGGTTCGACCAAAACCTACGACATCGAGGTCTGGGCTCCGGGCCAAAATGCCTATCTCGAAGTGTCGAGCTGCTCCAATTTCGGCGACTTTCAGGCGCGCCGCATGTCACTCAAATACAAGGACGCCGAGGGCAAAAATCGTTTTTGCCACACCCTTAACGGCTCGGGCACCGCGATGCCCCGGCTCTTCGTCGCGCTGGTCGAAACCTGGCAGCAACCGGACGGT
- a CDS encoding family 1 glycosylhydrolase → MPEPQPFLWGVATSAYQAEGHYNGPGEPRTNWAAAEERGDVAKLGGSADFLRHYPEDFARCRELGLSAFRLGIEWSRIQPKNADEFDPNALETYARLIADCQRVGLTPVVTLHHFVHPEWLGSDPWLEANVIALFESYVTHALTFVNSHLTSQGLQPIHHLITINEPNMLVLNSYLGRQFPTGTRGGFGKCLRAYDSLIAAHVRAYHSIHRLYRENNWPTPSVTVNNYCSDLYWSDKFLLDLLAMRERGIPDNKLAVYLHKKAGEFDAAFSAANIPLQKNLTWLFGSFVKMVSKQVGRVTFGKAHFPFALHEIAAGPTARTFDYIGLDYYDPFAAHAFRFPVWWDHEFKSKSFHEWIMASITSKWWDWRVLASGLNFFCTYYSKDLDGRDVLIAENGMAVRRKWDNTETGRRDRITRSQFLELHIAEVRKICAQGVPLIGYLHWSLFDNYEWGSYTPRFGLYRINFLTGTERQAATPNGDNPSATYARLIKE, encoded by the coding sequence ATGCCCGAACCGCAACCATTCCTCTGGGGCGTCGCCACGTCGGCGTATCAGGCCGAAGGACATTACAATGGGCCGGGCGAGCCGAGGACGAATTGGGCCGCAGCCGAGGAACGCGGCGACGTGGCGAAACTGGGAGGCTCGGCGGATTTTTTGCGGCACTATCCCGAGGATTTTGCCCGTTGCCGGGAATTGGGTTTGAGCGCGTTCCGACTAGGAATCGAATGGAGCCGGATTCAGCCAAAAAACGCGGACGAGTTTGATCCGAATGCGCTGGAAACCTACGCCCGGCTCATCGCCGACTGCCAGCGCGTGGGCCTCACTCCAGTCGTCACGCTGCATCACTTTGTGCATCCCGAATGGCTCGGGAGCGACCCATGGTTGGAGGCAAATGTCATCGCGCTCTTCGAGAGCTATGTAACTCACGCGCTCACCTTCGTTAACTCGCATCTAACCTCGCAAGGTCTCCAGCCGATTCACCATCTCATCACGATCAACGAGCCCAACATGCTCGTACTCAACAGCTACCTCGGACGCCAGTTTCCCACGGGCACGCGCGGCGGCTTTGGCAAGTGTCTGCGCGCCTACGACAGCCTCATCGCCGCCCATGTACGCGCCTACCATTCTATCCATCGACTCTATCGCGAAAACAACTGGCCGACTCCCTCTGTCACGGTCAACAACTACTGCAGCGACCTCTATTGGAGCGACAAGTTTCTCCTCGACCTGCTAGCCATGCGCGAGCGCGGCATTCCAGACAACAAGCTCGCGGTTTATCTGCACAAGAAGGCCGGTGAATTCGACGCCGCCTTTTCTGCTGCCAACATTCCACTACAGAAGAATCTCACCTGGCTCTTCGGCTCGTTCGTGAAGATGGTTAGCAAACAAGTCGGGCGCGTCACCTTCGGCAAGGCACACTTTCCTTTCGCCCTGCACGAAATCGCCGCCGGCCCGACTGCAAGAACTTTCGACTACATCGGACTCGACTACTACGATCCGTTTGCCGCGCACGCCTTTCGTTTCCCCGTCTGGTGGGATCACGAGTTTAAGTCCAAGTCCTTTCACGAATGGATTATGGCCAGCATCACCAGTAAGTGGTGGGACTGGCGCGTGCTGGCGAGCGGACTCAACTTCTTCTGCACCTACTACTCGAAGGATCTCGATGGACGCGACGTGCTCATCGCAGAAAACGGCATGGCCGTCCGACGCAAATGGGACAACACCGAAACCGGCCGCAGAGATCGCATTACTAGAAGCCAGTTTTTGGAGTTGCACATCGCCGAGGTGAGGAAGATTTGCGCACAGGGCGTTCCCCTCATCGGCTACTTGCATTGGAGTCTTTTCGACAACTATGAATGGGGTAGTTACACACCGCGCTTCGGACTCTATCGAATCAATTTTCTAACTGGCACGGAGCGTCAGGCCGCAACTCCGAACGGCGACAATCCCAGTGCGACTTACGCGCGATTGATCAAGGAATAA
- a CDS encoding SlyX family protein produces MNELAARITDLEVKFSFVEEHVSQQDREILKLRTQIEKQAEELDRLRAENNGDGITIRGDERPPHY; encoded by the coding sequence ATGAATGAACTCGCCGCACGCATCACCGATCTCGAAGTGAAATTTTCCTTCGTGGAGGAACACGTTTCGCAACAGGACCGCGAAATCCTGAAGCTGCGCACGCAGATCGAAAAGCAGGCCGAGGAACTGGATCGTCTGCGTGCGGAAAACAACGGCGACGGCATCACCATTCGCGGCGACGAACGCCCGCCTCATTACTAA